TCTAAATCAAAAGCCATTGTATTGATTTTTAGTGAAAAGAAATAACGAAATCAGGTACTGAATGCAGTGTTTCGCATTCGAGTGGCGAAGCTACGAAATTTGCACATTTATTTGAAGCTCAAGCAAGATCAAATCTTATTTGGATACATTCTAAATTACAGCGAGTTTGAGCTGAAAGCAGAAAGGTAAAAGGAGAAAGGTTTTTGCATTTCATAAAGGCAGAGATTTGAGGACTTAGTGTATCGACATCCCCACAAAGGAAGACTCTTGTCTGCGTAATCAGTAAAAAAGCAAAACCGAAAAGATCTCTCCTTCGTCGAGATGACAACCTAAAATAAAAAAGGTAAAAGAAACTTTTACCTTTCGCCTTTATCCTTTTACCTCCGGTTAAAACGGCATCCTTGCCAGCGGCGCCACATCCTGACCTACAAAATCGCCTTGCAGGTATTTGTGGTAACCGGCAATGGCAATCATGGCGGCGTTATCGGTACAATATTCAAAACGAGGGATGAAAGCGTTCCAGCCTTGTTGAGCCGCCAGCTCCTGGATACCCTGGCGCAAGCCTGTATTGGCCGATACACCGCCCGCCAGCGCAATATCTTTTATACCATAAGCAATGGCGGCTTTCTTCAGCTTATTTAAAAGGATGGTTACCACGCGGTATTCTACCGAAGCACAGATATCGGCAATATGCTCCTGCGTAAAGTTGGGATTGATGGCCACGTTATCGCGGATGAAATACATAATGGCCGTTTTCAATCCGCTAAAGCTAAAATCAAAACCGGGGATCTGCGGCTCAGGGAACTGGTAGGCATTACGGTTGCCCTGGCGTGCATATTTATCAATTAACGGACCGCCTGGATACGGGAGGCCCAGCACCTTGCTGGTTTTATCGAGCGCTTCGCCGGCGGCATCGTCATTAGTCTGGCCAATCACTTCCATATCAAAGTAATCTTTTACCAGAACAATCTGCGTATGCCCGCCTGACACCGTGAGGCACAGGAACGGAAACTGCGGCTTCGGCTCGTCAATAAAATGCGCCAATACGTGTGCCTGCATGTGGTTTACCTCTATTAAAGGCTTGCCCAACGCCAGCGCGAACGACTTGGCAAACGATACGCCCACCAACAATGATCCTAATAAGCCCGGACCGCGGGTAAAAGCTATCGCATCAATATCATTTTTATTTACTTTTGCGTTTAATATTGCCTGGTTTACTGCCGGAATAATGTTTTGCTGATGCACGCGCGAGGCCAGCTCGGGCACCACGCCACCATATGCCTCATGAATGGTTTGGTTGGCAATGACATTGCTCAGCATTACCCCATCGGCGCAAACAGCTGCCGAAGTTTCGTCGCAAGATGATTCTATTCCAAGTATTACAGGCATGTTGTGTAATTTTGAATGAGTGAAGGAGTGAATGAGTGGATTTTCTCCCCACCCGCTCAATATAAACAAACAAAAAATTTTAGATTTTTGGCTTGCTTAGGCAAGTTGTTGAAAAGTGACATAAATGATTGTAATTTGTTTAACGGCCTAAACCATATTGGCTATGCGCTGTTAAAACATTCAACCATTCAAAACTCACTCATTCGCTCATTAGTTAAAACTGCAAAGTTATTAAAAAAGTACTCAAAATAGCGCTTAGTATCGTTCTGGTCATCCTGCTGATGCTGAGTGTGCTATTGCTGGTGCTGCAGTTTAAACCAGTACAAACCTGGATGGCCAAAAAAACGGCCGCTTACCTGTCTAAAGAACTCAAAACTACCATCGGCATCAAAAGTCTCGATATAAGGCCATTCACCAGCGTGCGATTGGAAGGCCTTTACGTGATGGACAGGCAGCATGATACACTGCTCAATACCCCACTCCTCTCGGTAGCCATCAACAAGTTTTCTATCTTTAACAGTATTAAACAGCGCCGGCTTAACTTTAATGACATCCAGCTGGATAATGGCTCTTTCTACCTCAAAAAACTGAAAGACAGCACCACCAACCTGGATTTTGTTATTGATTATTTCAACTCGCCCGATACCGTAAAAAGACCGCCCCGCCCGTGGACGCTGATCTTCGGTAGGGTTGCCGTGAATAACCTGCATTTCCGCTATAAAAACTATCTGCGCGATACCATTATCAGCAACCGCATCAACTTTAATGATATTGATGTGCGCGCTTTTACTGCCGAGGTGTTCGGGATGGATATAAAGCACCATATTTTTAAAGGCGATGTGCGGCACCTCTCCTTCAGAGAAAAAAGCGGTTTCACCCTCAAAAACCTCACGGCCCAGGCCACTGTAGATACCAACCAGATCTTACTGAAAAAGCTATCCATAATCACCCCGCAAACACACCTGAAAGACTATTTCAGGATGCGGTTTAAAAAGTTCAGTGATATGGACGAAGACTTTGAAGACAGGGTGATGATGGATGCCGATTTTAAATCGTCGCAGGTGGCATCAAAAGATATTGCCTACTTTACCAGCGGACTGGAGAAAACCAGTTTTGACCTGGGCATTGACGGCAAGGTTAAAGGCCTGGTTAGAAACCTGAAAGCTACCGGTCTTACCATCACCGGTGGACAGGCCACCTACATCAGCGGCGATTTTAACCTGAAAGGTCTGCCTGATTGGGACAACACTTTTCTCGAACTGAAAATTAACCAGGTAGCCAGCAACCGCCGCGATCTGGAATATCTGTACAACCGTTTTGTGGGCGCCACCAACCGCAAGCTACCTGATGTAGTGGGCAAGTTTGGCAATTTTAACTTTAAGGGCCGTTTCACCGGTTTTCAGAATGATTTTGTGGCCTACGGCGAGTTTAAGACTGCACTGGGCCGCTTTGAGAGCGATGTTAACCTGAAGATTAGCAAGGCTGGCATACCTGCCTATAGCGGTAATATTAAAGCCTATGATTTTGCCCTGGGTAAACTGATTGACGAGAGTGACATTGGCCGCACCACCTTCGTGGCCGATGTAAAAGGCAGCGGCGATGAACTGAAAAACCTGGCCGAGCAGGTTGATGCCCGCCTCACTTATTTTGATTACAAAGGATACCGTTATAATAACATCCTCACCAAAGGTTCTATCCAAAAGAAAGTTTTTGCCGGACATGTTACTGTTGATGACCGCTACCTGAAACTGGACGTTAAAGGCTCTGCCGACCTGAACCCCGTTAGGCCTGTTTATGACCTGAACGCCTCCATCAGCGATGCGCACCTGCACACCCTGCATTTCCTGAAAGATACCATTATTATAAGCGCACAACTGAACACGCATTTTGCGGTTAAAAGCTTGAGCGATATTGAGGGCCATGTACTGCTTTCATCCATGCGGATCATCGACCCGAGGAATAACATCGTGGTTGACTCTGTACAGTTAACGGCCAGCGGCAAAGGCCGCGATAGGCTGATCAGTCTGCAATCGCCAATGGCCGATGGCAGTATTAAAGGCAATTTTGATGTGGCCACCCTGCCATCTTACTTTAAAACCATCGTTAAAAAATATATCCCTTCTATAAAAACGGATATCACGCCGTTTAAATCACAGGATTTTGACTTCAATTTAAAGGTTAAGGATATCACGCCGCTGGCGGTGATCTTTGTGCCCAGTCTTCGGATTCCGGAACCGGGTACGTTTGTCGGGCAGTTCAATTCGGCCACAGACCAGGCCTCGCTGAGCGGTTATATTAAAACCATTGAATATGGCGGGATGACGTTCCATGATCTCATTCTCGATGAAAACACTTCTGATACCTTCCTGGGCCTCAACGTGTCGCTCAGCAAAATTGATCTGAGCAAATCGCTCTTTATCAAAAACATCAACATTGCCAACACACTTAAAAAGGATAGTCTCAATTTCAACATCAAACTGTCTGACAAAGACGCCACCAACCAATTGGACCTTTACGGGTTGGTAGAGTTTGGGCGCGATACCACGGCCAAGCTGAAACTGTTGCCATCGGATGTGATCTTAGAGCATCAACCGTGGAAGATCCAGGAGCAGGTACGCATTCGCCTGCTGGATGGTAAAACACAGGTATCGGGCTTTGAAATGTCTAACGGCGCGCAGAAAGTGCGTATCAATGGATTTATCTCCGACAACCCGGCCGATAAGCTAAAGGTTGATTTTGATCACTTCAGCATGGCTACGCTTAACCAGTTGGCCAAGGCGTCAGACATTGCGTTGCATGGTACCATGAACGGGAATGTTACGTTGAGCGAGATCACAAAATCGCCTGCATTTGAGGCTAATCTGGGAATTGACTCTCTTACCATGAACAAAACACTGGTGGGCGATGTAAAAATTCTGTCCAGCCTTGATAATGGCCGCAAACAGGCCGACGTGAAGATGAATATTATGAACCGCGGCCTGGAAACCATGAATATTGCCGGCGTTTATGATATGACCGAGGGCACCAAAAACGCCTTAAACTTTGATGTGAAGATGGACCAGACCGAAGCCATCATCTTCTCGCCGTTTATTAAAGATCTGGTAACGGAAGTTAATGGAACCATATCTACCGATCTGAAACTGACCGGCCCTGCCAATAACCCTCAATTGAATGGCAAAGTAACGCTTTCTAACACCGGCGTTAAAGTAAACTACCTGCAGGCGGCTTACACGCTAAATGATCAGTTAACTGTTGATAACAGCGTAGTAAAAATAAAAGACCTTAAACTGCGTGATGCCCGGGGCGGTGAAGGCGTAGCCAATGGCACCGTGAATTTGAACAATATCTCTAATCCCGATCTGGATATTTCTGTTAAAGCCACCAACCTGATGGCGCTTAACACCACATTTAAGGACAATCATCGTTATTATGGTACGGCTTACGCTACTGGCGATTTTTACTTTAGCGGCCCTACCGATAACATGAGTATCGATATTGATGCATCAACCAATGATGGTACGGTGTTTAATATTCCGCTCAACACCTCATCTACCGCTACAGAGTACGATTTTATCCATTACGCCAGCCATAAAGACACCGTTGAGCAGCACATTGAAACCGTTAACGCCTTTAAAGGTGTTACACTAAATATGAACTTGAAGGTGGATGAAAAATCGCTGGTAAAGATCTCTACTGATTACGGCCGGTTAGAAGGCCGGGGCATTGCCAATGACCTTCAACTAAAGATTAACAGCCTGGGCGATTTTGAGATGTTTGGCGATTACCTGATTCAGTCGGGTAAGTTTGAATTTACCGCTAAAGATTTCATCAGTAAAAACTTTACCGTTAACCAGGGCGGTACCATCCGCTGGACGGGCAATCCTAATAATGCGGGTATCAACTTAAAGGCCATTTATGAAGTACGTACGGGTATTAATAACTTATACTCGGCAGCAGGGCAACAATTGGCTACCGGCGACCAGCAGAAACTGGTTCAAGCAGAGTTGATATTGACCAACACCTTGTTACAGCCAACTATAAATTTTGATTTTAGCTTCCCTACAGATCCGTCTATTAAAGAAGACCTGGCAACCTATCTCAATGACGAAAACAATCGTAATCAGCAGGCATTGAGCTTAATTATTCGCCGTCAGTTTGCGCCGGGCACGGGTAGTAATAATTTAAGTAACGAGGTAGCCCAAACAGCAGAGCAGGCCGTAAGCGAATTTGCGTTTAACAAACTCAACACGTTCATATCGCAATCCAACATCAAGAACATCGATATCAACATCCGCTCGGCCAGTGATGCCAGCGCCACCCTGCATTTCTGGAATGACCGTATTATACTAAACGGCAGCTTATATAGCAGCAATGGCACCAACAACCTGTTCAACAGCTCGAGCAGTAGCTTCTTTAATGCCGATGCCAATAGTTTTGTTAAAGATTTTGAGGCCGATTTCCTGATCAGGAAAGACGGCCGCCTGCGCTTGCGTTATTCTTACCGGGTGCTCAATACCACCACGCTTAACTCACTTATCGGGTCATCTTCTCAGGTATTATATGTAAACGGTGTGGGCCTGGTTTACCAACGTGATTTTGATACTTTTGGAGAGTTCATCCGTGCTATTTTTCTGCGGGGGCATAAACGCCCGGCTAGCGGCAATACGCCGCCGGCTACTACAGCACCTCCACCACTGCCTTATCAGGGCAATTCTAAGAAGGAAGAGGAAGATTAGGCCAGTTTGTCCAGATCGCGAAAAAAGTACAATAAGCGCCCTTTAGCTACCCACTCAAACGGTAGGCATTGAAGATGACTATTTCGGCCTGCGCAGATGCCTAAACGGTCGAAAAAAACGCATGGTATAAATACGCTATCTTAAACTAACACAAATCCCCGCAAACCAATCCCCTCTTTTTCCGGTTGTATTTTATGACATAGCAATCTCGTCCCCCTGGGGCTTGCTAAATTATTCATTTAACAAAGCCATTCATGCAAGATCAGCAGATACGGATGATTACTAACAACATCCGCAAACAGAGAGAGAAATTAAGCTATTCGCAGGAGTATATGGCCATGAAGATGCAGATCAGCCAGAATTGCTACAGCAAGATAGAGTTAGGTAACAGCAAGCTGACCGTAGAACGATTGCTGGTTATTTGCAAAATTTTAGATCTGGAGGCCACATCTGTACTTGCCTCCGGGAAGCGCTTTTAGGGAATCAGAACAAGCTTCCACTTTGGCCGGGGAGACAAATATTTTAATTACCCCAAGTTGTTATAAAAACAACGTCACGTAAAAATCTAACACTGATTACCCTCTACGTCATTGCGAGGAACGAAGCAATCTCTGTACCTGCTTGTCGAATGTGCTTATCCGACTATCCTACGCAGAGATTGCTTCGTTCCTCGCAATGACGCGTTATGATGTATGTTCGATAGTAACTTGAGTCAATTAATGATCTCTCAACAAGATATCGTGCGACATTTTATCGCGTTTGGTACGCAAATAGTTTTCGTTATGCGGATTGGGCGCAATCTCAATCGGGATGTTCTCTACCACTTCCAGTCCGTAACCAATCAATCCGGCGCGTTTTTTAGGATTGTTGGTCATCAGGCGCATTTTTGAAATGCCCAGATCGCGCAGAATTTGTGCCCCTACACCATAATCACGCTGATCCATTTTGAAGCCCAGTTTAATGTTAGCCTCAACGGTATCAAAGCCATTTTCCTGCAGCTGGTACGCTTTCAGCTTGTTTACCAAACCTATACCGCGGCCTTCCTGGTTCATGTATAAAATAACACCTTTACCCTCGGCCTGCACCATTTCCATAGCCTTGTGCAATTGCGGACCGCAATCACAACGGCATGAGCCGAAGATATCGCCGGTTACGCATGAGCTGTGTACGCGCACCATAACGGCCTCATCAGGCTCCCAGCTACCTTTTACCAACGCCAGGTGATTTTCGCCGGTATCAACCTGGGTATAGGCAATCATATCAAACTCACCCCATTCAGTAGGCATTTTTACAGCCACCTCTTTGGTTACCATACTTTCGGTACGCAGGCGGTAAGCTATCAGGTCTTTAATAGAAACAATAACCAGATCATATTCTTTGGCCATCTCCAGCAGGTCTGGCAAACGGGCCATCTCGCCATCTTCTTTCATGATCTCACAGATCACACCGGCAGGCTCAAAACCGGCCATCACGGGCAGGTCTATGGCAGCCTCCGTATGGCCTGAACGACGCAGTACACCGCCGTCTTTTGCAATCAACGGGAAAATGTGTCCCGGGCGTCCGAAATCGGCAGGTTTCATGCTGTCATCAATCAAACCCAAAACGGTTTTTGAGCGGTCTGACGCCGAGATACCGGTGGTACAGCCATGCCCCAGCAAATCAATAGATACGGTGAAAGCCGTTTCATGCGATGCGGTGTTTTGTACTACCATTGGCTCCAACTGCAGCTCGCGCGCGCGCTGGGCGGTGATGGGCGCACAGATCAATCCGCGACCGTATTTAGCCATAAAGTTGATGGTTTCTGGTGTGGCGTGGCGGGCAGCGGCTAAAAAGTCGCCTTCGTTCTCGCGGTCCTCGTCATCAACTACTATAATTGTTTTGCCGGCTTGTATGGCCAGTATAGCTTCTTCTATTGTGTTAAGCATATTTTCAGGAAATGCTGCAAGCGGCATTAGTACCGCTTTGTTTTTATTACGTGCAAAGGTACGTTATGGTTGGTTGTAATGGGTCTGCAATTTGTAAGATTTATAGGCAGTTCGATGCAAAATCAATAGCAAATTAGCTTTTTTATTGTCGGCAGAGATGCGATACCGGCTTTCAACCGAATAAATATTAACACTATCTTCGTCCATCATCCATCTGGAAATTTAAATTTAACCATGAACTGGGATCAACTACTATCGGCCAAACGCTGGGGAAGCGAACACAAAACCTACGACAATCCGCAGGATGCACGCTCTGAGTTTCAGCGCGATTATGACCGCATTATTTTCTCATCGCCCTTTCGCCGGTTGCAAAATAAAACCCAGGTGTTCCCCCTGCCGGGAAGCATTTTTGTGCACAACCGGCTTACCCACAGCCTTGAAGTAGCCAGCGTGGGCAAATCATTAGGGCGCGAGCATTACAACAAGCTTCGGAAAGATGACCCGACCATTGATGATAAATTCCCGCTGTTGAGCGAGATAGGCAACATTGTAGCCGCAGCCTGCCTGGCGCATGATCTGGGCAACCCGGCCTTCGGTCACTCGGGGGAGTCGGCCATCTCACATTATTTTACCGATGGCGACGGCCGTAAATATCAATCGGAAGTAACCGAACAGCAATGGAAAGACCTTACCACATTTGAGGGTAACGCCAATGCCCTGCGCATATTAACACACCCTTATGCGGGTAAAGGTTATGGCAGCTTTGCACTCACCTACTCTACCATTGCAGCCATTGCCAAGTACCCGTGCAGTGCCTTGGCCGGTGGTGATAAAAAGCAGATTCACCTGAAGAAATATGGTTTCTTCCAGTCGGAAGAACAAGGCTTTGAAAAAATTGCCACCGAACTCGGGTTGATTAAAATGCAGGACGATCCGCTGATTTACAAACGCCATCCACTGGTTTACCTGGTAGAAGCAGCGGATGATATTTGCTATAACATCATCGACCTGGAAGATGCCCAGCGACTGAAAATCCTCTCGTACCAGGAGGTGGAAGACCTTTTGCTCCCCCTTTGCAACGACCCCAAAATGCCGGCTCGCCTAGCAGCCATAGAAGATATTGACGCCAAGGTAGGCTACCTGCGTGCCAGATCAATCAGCACATTGGTACAACAGTGTTCAGATCTATTTTATAAAGAACAGGAGGCTTTTCTTACAGGCGATTTTAATGCAGCGCTGATTGATCGCATTGACGAGCCTTACCGCTCTACCATGAAAACCATCGGCGATTTGTCGGTTAAAAAGATCTACAATTACAGCTCGGTAGTACAGATTGAGGTTGCAGGCTACAAAGTAATGGGCGGTTTGCTGGAGGAGTTTATCCCGGCTTATCTCAGCAATCAATCAAAATACCACAAAAAGCTGGTAGAGCTGATCCCTAAACAATTTCTGACCACTTCTACAGATACCTACGCCAAAATTCAAACCATCCTTGATTTTGTTTCGGGGATGACAGACCTGTACGCAGTTGAATTGTTCAGAAAGATTAAAGGAATATCTTTCCCATCAATAAGTTAGGCGCGGCAAGAGGAGTTTGCAAAAGTTTTTGAATACTCATAAGTATACGGCAATCATAACTCCAATTATACCAGCCGCCCCATGAAACGACTTATCCTGTGCCTGTTAGCGTGCTTATTCTGCCTGTCAGGGTTTACCCAAAGCAAGCATAAAAAACCAATAAAAGTGCTTATTGTGGATGGCTATAGCAACCACGACTGGCAGCAAACCACCAAAATAGTATCGCTGATATTAGGAAAGTCAGGCCTGTTCAGCATCAGCGTTTCTACAGCGCCCGGTAACCCAGCAGACTCTGTGGCCTGGGCCGCCTGGGAGCCACAGTTTAAAAAATATGACGTGGTGATTCAAAACACCAACAACATCCAAAACCCGAAGCTGAAATGGCCGCGCCGGGTACAGGCGGAGTTAGAAAACTATGTTAAAAACGGCGGTGGGTTATACATCCTGCACTCGGCCAACAATGCCTACCCTGACTGGGACGAGTACAATAAAATAATAGGCCTGGGCTGGCGGCCAAAAACTTTTGGCTACGCACTCACCGTTGACTCATTGGGCAAAATAGACAGCATCCCGCCCAATGAAGGTAAAGGAACCTACCATAACGACCGAAGCAACCTGCTGATACAGGTACTCAATAACCACCCTATCAATAAAGGCTATCCAAAACAGTGGCTTACACCCGATGTTGAGCTTTACCGCTTTGCGCGCGGGCCCGCACAAAACCTTACCGTGCTCTCTTATGCTAAAGACCCGCTTACAGGTATTAACTGGCCGGTAGAGTGGATTGTAAAATATGGCAAGGGCCGTGTTTATGTATCCAGCATGGGCCATTTGTGGAAAGGCGACATTTACCCCATCAGCTACCGCTGCGTGGGCTTTCAAACCACCATGATCAGAGCGGCAGAGTGGCTGGGCTCTGGCAAGGTTACTTACCCTGTTCCCGCCAATTTCCCAACAGCAGCAGAAATTAGTGAGGTTGCCGATAAAAATTAGCAGATCCGGCTTTCAGCAGTAGCGATATTCAATCATATGTGATACGTGAGCGCTTAATCGAATTAAAAAAATGTTAAATAAATGGCTGGTTTTATGAATACCTAACCACAAACAAACATTTACAATGAAAAAT
This region of Mucilaginibacter yixingensis genomic DNA includes:
- a CDS encoding ThuA domain-containing protein, producing MKRLILCLLACLFCLSGFTQSKHKKPIKVLIVDGYSNHDWQQTTKIVSLILGKSGLFSISVSTAPGNPADSVAWAAWEPQFKKYDVVIQNTNNIQNPKLKWPRRVQAELENYVKNGGGLYILHSANNAYPDWDEYNKIIGLGWRPKTFGYALTVDSLGKIDSIPPNEGKGTYHNDRSNLLIQVLNNHPINKGYPKQWLTPDVELYRFARGPAQNLTVLSYAKDPLTGINWPVEWIVKYGKGRVYVSSMGHLWKGDIYPISYRCVGFQTTMIRAAEWLGSGKVTYPVPANFPTAAEISEVADKN
- the tsaD gene encoding tRNA (adenosine(37)-N6)-threonylcarbamoyltransferase complex transferase subunit TsaD; the protein is MPVILGIESSCDETSAAVCADGVMLSNVIANQTIHEAYGGVVPELASRVHQQNIIPAVNQAILNAKVNKNDIDAIAFTRGPGLLGSLLVGVSFAKSFALALGKPLIEVNHMQAHVLAHFIDEPKPQFPFLCLTVSGGHTQIVLVKDYFDMEVIGQTNDDAAGEALDKTSKVLGLPYPGGPLIDKYARQGNRNAYQFPEPQIPGFDFSFSGLKTAIMYFIRDNVAINPNFTQEHIADICASVEYRVVTILLNKLKKAAIAYGIKDIALAGGVSANTGLRQGIQELAAQQGWNAFIPRFEYCTDNAAMIAIAGYHKYLQGDFVGQDVAPLARMPF
- a CDS encoding translocation/assembly module TamB domain-containing protein; its protein translation is MLSVLLLVLQFKPVQTWMAKKTAAYLSKELKTTIGIKSLDIRPFTSVRLEGLYVMDRQHDTLLNTPLLSVAINKFSIFNSIKQRRLNFNDIQLDNGSFYLKKLKDSTTNLDFVIDYFNSPDTVKRPPRPWTLIFGRVAVNNLHFRYKNYLRDTIISNRINFNDIDVRAFTAEVFGMDIKHHIFKGDVRHLSFREKSGFTLKNLTAQATVDTNQILLKKLSIITPQTHLKDYFRMRFKKFSDMDEDFEDRVMMDADFKSSQVASKDIAYFTSGLEKTSFDLGIDGKVKGLVRNLKATGLTITGGQATYISGDFNLKGLPDWDNTFLELKINQVASNRRDLEYLYNRFVGATNRKLPDVVGKFGNFNFKGRFTGFQNDFVAYGEFKTALGRFESDVNLKISKAGIPAYSGNIKAYDFALGKLIDESDIGRTTFVADVKGSGDELKNLAEQVDARLTYFDYKGYRYNNILTKGSIQKKVFAGHVTVDDRYLKLDVKGSADLNPVRPVYDLNASISDAHLHTLHFLKDTIIISAQLNTHFAVKSLSDIEGHVLLSSMRIIDPRNNIVVDSVQLTASGKGRDRLISLQSPMADGSIKGNFDVATLPSYFKTIVKKYIPSIKTDITPFKSQDFDFNLKVKDITPLAVIFVPSLRIPEPGTFVGQFNSATDQASLSGYIKTIEYGGMTFHDLILDENTSDTFLGLNVSLSKIDLSKSLFIKNINIANTLKKDSLNFNIKLSDKDATNQLDLYGLVEFGRDTTAKLKLLPSDVILEHQPWKIQEQVRIRLLDGKTQVSGFEMSNGAQKVRINGFISDNPADKLKVDFDHFSMATLNQLAKASDIALHGTMNGNVTLSEITKSPAFEANLGIDSLTMNKTLVGDVKILSSLDNGRKQADVKMNIMNRGLETMNIAGVYDMTEGTKNALNFDVKMDQTEAIIFSPFIKDLVTEVNGTISTDLKLTGPANNPQLNGKVTLSNTGVKVNYLQAAYTLNDQLTVDNSVVKIKDLKLRDARGGEGVANGTVNLNNISNPDLDISVKATNLMALNTTFKDNHRYYGTAYATGDFYFSGPTDNMSIDIDASTNDGTVFNIPLNTSSTATEYDFIHYASHKDTVEQHIETVNAFKGVTLNMNLKVDEKSLVKISTDYGRLEGRGIANDLQLKINSLGDFEMFGDYLIQSGKFEFTAKDFISKNFTVNQGGTIRWTGNPNNAGINLKAIYEVRTGINNLYSAAGQQLATGDQQKLVQAELILTNTLLQPTINFDFSFPTDPSIKEDLATYLNDENNRNQQALSLIIRRQFAPGTGSNNLSNEVAQTAEQAVSEFAFNKLNTFISQSNIKNIDINIRSASDASATLHFWNDRIILNGSLYSSNGTNNLFNSSSSSFFNADANSFVKDFEADFLIRKDGRLRLRYSYRVLNTTTLNSLIGSSSQVLYVNGVGLVYQRDFDTFGEFIRAIFLRGHKRPASGNTPPATTAPPPLPYQGNSKKEEED
- a CDS encoding bifunctional 3,4-dihydroxy-2-butanone-4-phosphate synthase/GTP cyclohydrolase II; its protein translation is MLNTIEEAILAIQAGKTIIVVDDEDRENEGDFLAAARHATPETINFMAKYGRGLICAPITAQRARELQLEPMVVQNTASHETAFTVSIDLLGHGCTTGISASDRSKTVLGLIDDSMKPADFGRPGHIFPLIAKDGGVLRRSGHTEAAIDLPVMAGFEPAGVICEIMKEDGEMARLPDLLEMAKEYDLVIVSIKDLIAYRLRTESMVTKEVAVKMPTEWGEFDMIAYTQVDTGENHLALVKGSWEPDEAVMVRVHSSCVTGDIFGSCRCDCGPQLHKAMEMVQAEGKGVILYMNQEGRGIGLVNKLKAYQLQENGFDTVEANIKLGFKMDQRDYGVGAQILRDLGISKMRLMTNNPKKRAGLIGYGLEVVENIPIEIAPNPHNENYLRTKRDKMSHDILLRDH
- a CDS encoding deoxyguanosinetriphosphate triphosphohydrolase, encoding MNWDQLLSAKRWGSEHKTYDNPQDARSEFQRDYDRIIFSSPFRRLQNKTQVFPLPGSIFVHNRLTHSLEVASVGKSLGREHYNKLRKDDPTIDDKFPLLSEIGNIVAAACLAHDLGNPAFGHSGESAISHYFTDGDGRKYQSEVTEQQWKDLTTFEGNANALRILTHPYAGKGYGSFALTYSTIAAIAKYPCSALAGGDKKQIHLKKYGFFQSEEQGFEKIATELGLIKMQDDPLIYKRHPLVYLVEAADDICYNIIDLEDAQRLKILSYQEVEDLLLPLCNDPKMPARLAAIEDIDAKVGYLRARSISTLVQQCSDLFYKEQEAFLTGDFNAALIDRIDEPYRSTMKTIGDLSVKKIYNYSSVVQIEVAGYKVMGGLLEEFIPAYLSNQSKYHKKLVELIPKQFLTTSTDTYAKIQTILDFVSGMTDLYAVELFRKIKGISFPSIS
- a CDS encoding helix-turn-helix domain-containing protein; translated protein: MQDQQIRMITNNIRKQREKLSYSQEYMAMKMQISQNCYSKIELGNSKLTVERLLVICKILDLEATSVLASGKRF